A stretch of the Zeugodacus cucurbitae isolate PBARC_wt_2022May chromosome 6, idZeuCucr1.2, whole genome shotgun sequence genome encodes the following:
- the LOC105214841 gene encoding serine protease grass → MWHQTITFSSSHCLKLLIILQVFILSNTSDNNKITFPCHAPNGSPGVCLYYNECANLTDWRIQNNIHDADDVKKMLCGNDEIHLCCNRTNYYFPDTNYITQLNPKGLEILNAVECNRLSGDRVSNGKAATLGQYPFMALLKYNRDGGQFLCGGTLITSLFVLTAAHCITQDLSSVRLGEHDTSTDVDCVGSIRLCLPKTEEYEIAQIFRHPYYSLRRLTHDVALLKLKTEVITQVHIKPICLPISQLVYDHSNTIRHYDIAGWGRTESNEKSNVLQHAKIRHRAREDCQKVFSPRGVNITLDHICAGGENEIDTCKGDSGGPLFATVPFKLFNNLIIRRQVQFGIVSFGITGCGGKNVSSAAYSNLMKYMPWLTEIIGNNT, encoded by the exons ATGTGGCACCAAACAATTACTTTTTCCAG ttcgCATTGTTTAAAGCTGCTAATAATACTGCAAGTATTTATACTGTCGAATACTAGtgataacaacaaaattacttTCCCTTGTCATGCACCAAATGGTTCTCCGGGAGTTTGTCTATATTATAATGAATGTGCTAATCTAACAGATTggagaatacaaaataatatacatgaTGCAGATGACGTTAAAAAAATGCTTTGCGGAAATGAT GAAATACACCTTTGCTGTAATCGAACCAATTACTACTTTCCTGACACCAATTATATAACACAATTAAATCCTAAAGGCTTGGAAATACTCAACGCAGTAGAATGTAATCGACTATCAGGGGATCGTGTATCCAATGGGAAAGCAGCAACGCTAGGCCAATATCCATTTATGGCATTATTGAAATATAACAGGGACGGTGGTCAATTCTTATGCGGTGGTACATTGATAACATCCTTATTCGTGCTGACGGCTGCACATTGTATAACACAGGACTT ATCTAGTGTACGCCTGGGGGAACATGATACTTCAACAGATGTGGACTGTGTTGGTTCGATACGCCTATGTCTGCCGAAAACGGAGGAATACGAAATCGCACAAATCTTCAGGCATCCGTATTATTCGCTTCGACGACTTACACATGATGTGGCTTTGCTAAAATTGAAAACTGAGGTCATAACTCAAG tgCATATTAAACCCATTTGTCTACCCATTTCGCAGCTCGTCTATGACCACAGCAATACAATACGACATTATGACATTGCCGGCTGGGGACGTACCGAAAGTA ATGAAAAAAGTAATGTTTTGCAACATGCCAAAATTCGGCATCGAGCACGTGAAGATTGTCAGAAGGTTTTCTCCCCACGCGGCGTAAACATTACTCTTGATCATATTTGCGCTGGCGGTGAAAATGAAATCGATACATGTAAAGGTGATTCGGGTGGCCCGCTATTTGCAACCGTACCCTTTAAGTTATTCAACAACTTAATAATCAGACGTCAAGTACAATTCGGTATTGTTTCCTTCGGCATAACCGGTTGTGGTGGTAAAAATGTGAGTTCCGCGgcgtattcaaatttaatgaaatacatGCCTTGGCTCACTGAAATCATAGGCAACAATACatga